The genome window GGAAAAATTCGTACAGCACAGTGATACGGCTACCTTTACCGTTTCTGCTGGTGATGTCCTCATGCATTTTGGCGGGAACCCATGTCTCGAGACTACCATCTTTGCTTCATGTTTTTGGCTGGAGTGGAATCAATCGTCCAGGAACGGTTGTGTCTCTCGAATAAATTGGACTGCccttttttttatcacaaattCACAGTATGATTACAATGCTCGGGATTTATTGTACTTTAGAATTGGTGGAGACTTGCAGCTAGGCTAGGTATACAGCAGCACTTCTAGCCGTCTGACCACAGTCCAGCTTAGAACAAGTTACGTACCCAAGTAACACTGACACAAGAATTGTTGAGCAAACAATTTGACCATAGATAGCATCCGACGATTGATAGGAATAGCTTGCTCTCTCTTCGGTTTCGTAGCAAATCGACCTGTGATATGAAAGTTTTAGATGCCGTCATTGATAATAAAACCCAGTGTTTGTACCTAGTGCCACGTTACCCTAGATATAACATTTCACAAAGCCGCATGCCAACCAAATCCCCTAGCTTTTATGTAAATTCGTCAGAACCTACTGCAGTTCAGTGAACTCAAACTCTCATCAATAACATTTTACAAACTTTTTGCTACCAAAATcgcccccttcttcctcttttttaaACATCCAACTCAAACCATATTCCTAATCGGCTTGAATCTTACTGGCTTGGATTTTGTGTAATTAAATCAGAACCTAACGCTATGCATCTTGCGCGGTGACCGTCACAAGGCTTCTGTGGTTCTTGCACCTCCTCGGCTTTCATTGATGAATGTGCAAATATGCTCCCGATTCTTCAAACATAGctgaagagagagaaaggacgGTGCCACCGCCGGCGCCGAGTCCACGCAGATAACGTGATGCCCACACACAGGCCGACGGCTACTGGCCGGCACCGCCTCGACAGGACGGCAGCTGCACGACCCCCGGCCCCGGCGCAGGACGGACGGCTCCGCTTCCCCCAACCTGCTGCATGCTGCCGACAACGCCGTCGGAGTCCACGCGGCGCACGTCGCCGGGCGGCCGGTTAACGCGGTGGGTGTTCTGGCTCTATATTGTGTCCCACTTGGAGGGAGGAAAACGCTAACCATCCCCCATGTCACTCTTGGGCGATCTTTTCTGGGTTGTCGGGGATAATTGCTCAGTTGCCACTCTAAAGAAGTGATAATTGCTATTGAAAATGACATACGGACCGTCCTAAGTCTATACGTATGGGGGCATGGTGGCAAATGAGCGATTACCACTTTCTCAGAGTGGCAAAAGCGAATACCCTAGGTTGTTGAGGCTCGACTGGCTGCTATATTCCACTTGCGCTGCTACCATGTTACTAGCTTTCGAAGATGAGCGAGAATTCAGCGTCGTGGATTAAGGTCCCGATCAAGCTTGATGGCTCCCAAGTAGCACCCACAATTTAAGTGTTAATTGCTTGGCGTCGTAGCAACGTTTTCTAGTCCAATCAAAGAACAAACCGATGGTGATGGAACATGTTAACCAGACTCTTCTATCGGTGAATTTGATAACATTATGTGAACTTATTGTACTTTCTCatagtgctctgataaaaaagtTTTCTATTTATAAACCATTATTATATGTGAGACAACATATGAGTGTACCTCCTAATTGGCCACTTCTTGAAAAAAAAGATCCAAGAAATTAGTTGCTTCTTATTATATTAGTGGGATTCCCGCATTAGTGATAGCAATTTTCATGATATTTGATCGTGGGCTCTTTCTATTAGctctttttttagatgtcttATTAACTCtcttgaaaagaaaaaggaaaaacaaacctacTGCTTTGAAAAACACGATGCGGCAAAACGGTTGGTACCCGGCAGTTGGTACACAAAGAAATTGCTctgttcattttcttttttattcctttttgaaGTCGTCGCTTCCTTCTTATCCAAGTGGCCTTCCATTTATTCACACACCCCACCGCAGGCCACGAACCACCACGGCTCTCTATAAAATACCGGCGCCGAAGGGACCAGTAAGATCATCACCGCATCACATTGCAATCTCATTTCCATTGACATTTTTCCTTGAGAAGAAGTAGCAAGAGGCATCACCATGTCGGGCATCATCCACAAGATCGAGGAGAAGCTCCACATGGGGGGCGACCACAAGAAGGAGGAGCACAAGAAGGCAGAGGAGCACCACAAGAAGGAGGGGGAGCACAAGGAGGGCATCGTggagaagatcaagaacaaggtCACCGGCAAGCACGGCGAGAAGTCCAGCGAGCACAAGGACAAGGAccataagaagaaaaaggacaagaagaagaaggagaagaagcacgGCGAGGGccaccaccacggcggcggcagcagcagcagcgacagCGATTGATCGGGCCGCCGCGCCGTGCGCCATGCTTGCATCATACAGGTATGATGTACTTAAAAAAATGCCACCGGCCAAGTttctattttataaataaagtttttttttttgtttggtctCAATTGTTCTTGCTGGATCTGAAGATATACGTTCGTTAATTTTTTGCGATCTTTGCAGGTGAATCAGATGCTTGGAGGAGTACGTACCAGATGCTGATGTAATGTTTCATGAGTTTCACGCATGTGTGCTAatcaagggaaaaaaaatagcagaGACGGCATGGTTTGCCAATGTGACGTGTACTACTATTGATGGCTGCATGGTGCTAGTTTGTAATAAAACGTTTACGCTGAAATTGGTCTATTTGTGTCTTTGTCATGTCCTAGCTAAATTGCCTGTGCAAATTACGCGattagatttgaaattaattaTTTCCTTCAATAGAGAGGTGAGAAGAGAATTAATTAAGCTGGGGGATAATTATTAATCAAGTAGAGGGGCCTAGTTGGGGAGGGGAAAGACCATCCCGAAGTTCTGAGCTGTTAGATGGTGCAGCGGACCATCGAATCGATCTAGATTGTCGGATATGATGGAATCAATAACTAGCTGTGTACACCAAATAAGGTGATGTAGGAATCAATAATTTTTGAGGGAAAACTGTGAGGgattatattattatatctaaataaagataAAGAGGAGAACATTCAGCACTTACCTAAGTAATCCGAAAAGTAGGGATGGGCAAAAATCCTCCGGAACTGAACTGAAACTGAGACAACCAAATTATCGGTTTTTTATGTTCAGtttggtttttatttttgaactatTTGGTTTATGGTGTTATAACTGAAAAAACCTAAGAAACTAGCCTATCCCACGttcccacccacccacccacggCCCACTCCATCAACCACAGCTTACAGTCCATTAAAATATGAATTTCGATAAAAACCAAATTGTAAAAACCAAAACCGTACTAGATTGTTTTTCAATATTTCCTAGCAACTTCGGTTTGCATATTCTAAAAACTGAATTTTTCAAAAGTCGAAAAAACCGAATGTCCAACCCTACCGAAAAGAGGGAGGGATGAGATTGTACAGGGAAGGAAGGGGCAATTgaagtaaaagaaaagagatATAATATagattataaatataaatatagattagtatagaagtatagatatagatatacatACCACATGATGTATCTTATGTGTGTGCTTTGGTTTATGTGCTCGATCTCTGTAAGTCTTCAACCTCACCGAGCCAACACAAGTCTTCAACCTCACCAGCCGGCACCGACTGCTCGCCCAGCTCGCCCATTGAGAGTATTGGCCGATCAACGTCATGGATTGCCTCTAGGATGGCCTCGTCTTAAGATCCCTGCATGTTCAGCTCTAACATCTCGTCCCAAAATCCGCTTCTAGCTTAGCCCCGCACGGGGTAACCTCACGTGAGCATAACacatcttttatatttttattatcgtTTCGTGTAAAAGGATTAGCCGAAGATACTATGTTTAGAGTACGAAGACTTACAAGCTGGCTCCAACCCATCAAACTAACAAACTGTTACTGAACCCATCACTCTGAAATACTTAGACCACACGGACTGAAACCACAAACAATAATGGATCAGGTATTACACACTCTCTCCCTTCAGAGATGACACCCTCGATAGCTTACCGCGTACATAGCAGACAAATATATAGGATCTCCCCTCGGTGCAACAGTCATGCCATGTCTTCTCCACGGACCAACACGTATGCACTCATACGGTGAGAGTTGGCTCTCAATACCATGTGTAACACCCAACCTCTAAAATTCACTTTATAGCTCAACCCACCTGTGGGGCGGTCCTGCATACACGTAGTACAtctcttaaattttcatcctcactTCGTGTAAAATAGTTAGCCCGAATGTGCTATATTTGGATTATGAAAGCTTATAAGCTATCCCAACCTATCAAAACTACTAAGCTGGTACTAAACTCACTACATCGAAATATTTGTGCCACACAAACCAAAACCAGAAACAATAATGTGTTAGGTATTACACTATCTCTCCCTTCAGGACTGACGCCCTCGACAGCTTACCACGTACATAGCAGACAAATACCTAGGATCTCCTCTTGATGCCATGGTCATACCATGTCCTCTCCACAGGTCGACACACATGCACTCATGTAGCGAGAGTTGGCTCTGAATACCATGTGTAACACTCCGCTTCTAAAATTCACTTTATAGCCTAACCGACCTACGGGGCGGGTCTGCATATGTATAGCTTCTCTCTTATATTTTCGTTTTCGTTTCATGTAAAATGGTTAATTCAGATGTGCTATATTTAGAACGTGAAGACTTATAAGTTGATCTTAATCTATCTAAACTAACAAGATGTATTAAACTTATCATACCAAAATACTTGAACCACACGAACTAAAATTAGAAACACTAATAGATCATAATATTACATCAACCGCCAGCGGCACCATGCATGGGCGACAGCCAAGCCATCCCTGCCGAACAGATATTAACGTCCATCGGTAGGACTTGATTGTTGTCAATGTCGTCATTCATGCCCCCGCCGATCATGTCGGAGATCTCCACGACCCCCACCACATCTACATGCCCCTGTCCGGCGTCAACCGCTGCAGCACTTGTTGCATCCCTTTTGAGCTAGTAAGGGCGTGTTTGATATCCTGGATGGAGCCGACCAGGCTCACCGTGTGCAGAGACATGGTGTTTGGTTGTTTGGACAGCTCCCTCAGTCAAACTCATCTGATGTAAAATCACTGTTGCAGCTTGACTCTTAGGAAACAAATTTTATCCGCATTTCTTCCGAGCCAAGCTACACTAATACCATGATTAGCATATAATTAGTAAGTATTAATTCATaatagtatattttaaattggATTAAGACTTAATATGATAAATCAAGTATTGTAGAGTGTatttatacaaaataaatatcatgttAACACTTGTTTTTTAATTTAGTCTTATGAAATATATACTCGTGCGGACAACCAAATATAATGCTGAGCACATATAGCTAACTAAACAAATAACACTGTATGCACCTAGCCTGACTCAAATAAGCCTGACTCACTAAATACGAGCCAAGCTAGACCATGcaagcaaccaaacatgccctaaatgTCTTTGCAATTTCATAACTCCATAGCCACAACCTCCCAACATCTCCATGAGTGCTTCATAGTGCAACACTATTGGCGGAAGACGTTTTCTGATGAAAGCCCGAATGTATCGCCCGAAGGGACCGCAACATACCAACGATAGCCTTGGGAAGGGATGCACCTTAGATGCAACTAAAGCCTAATGGCCCTTGATACGGGTCCCTAGTAGGGTTGAAAATGGGCGGGAAAAATCTCATCACGTCCTGTTCCGTTTTCTACTTTTATCCGGCCCGTTTTTGGATTTTCGGGATTTATGCAAAAAGGGGACGAAAATAGGAAAGTTGATGAAAAAACGGGTCCAAAAatggttttgttgttttctCGACCGTATTTTTTAAATCCTGTTTTTAATCAGGATACTCCCACGGGAATCCCATTTTCAGCCCAGATATGACATGCCAGCACGCCAATAGCCCAGCCTACCCAACACCTCAACCTCAAACCTGGGCACCACCACCATGGCCGCACAGGGCACCTCTGATCTGACACACTCTACCCTAGCCACCCCGCCTCGCCCTCGAACCCTAGCCATTGGGCAGCGCTGCcacgcgccaccgccgcccaccCTGCACGACTTCCCCAGCTTGCATGTCTTCCCCGGCCTATGCGTCTTTCCCGGCCTGTGTGTCAGCCTTGGCCTGCTTGCTGTCGCCCTCTCCACCGCCTCCCGCGCTCTCCTCTCCTTCGCAACCCCAATGAGGAGCCGTCTGCTCCTCTCTGTCATCATTGCCGCCACCATGTCCGCCGCTTTTGGCTCCGCGAATGAGGGCTCCGCCTCTGCTTCCTCTTGCAAGGTCATCGACTCCCACCTCCACGTCTGGGCCTCCCCCTAGCAGGTGAGCATACGACGCGCTTGCCCCCAGTTCCGGTTTCCTGGCGGGGTAGTGTTGGGTGATTCTTTGACACGTGGTGTGACTGGTGTTTCTACAAGCCTTTCTGCTCAGACGAAGGAGGGGTACCTGGACTTCCCCAGCCAGGAGGCGACGCTCCGGGCTAACACCGACTTCGTGCTCAAGGTTAGTCAGAGAAATGCAAAACTGCATGTCTCAGTTCATGGCTTGTGGTTGACTGGAGCCATGTTATTTGTTTCTGCAAGTAGTTGTAGGTGGAGGATATCATAGTCTCTGACAATTGGGAGCTGAATTGTGCTGGTACTGATGATGAATTGGTGGCTAATTGTGTTTTGTGCTTTGTATCCATGTGCAATCCCTTAGAATTGGTGGCTAATGGTATTGTTTGGTTGTCCCTCTTATGGTCCTTTTAAATTTCAAGTGCTACCAGATTGAATTATCATTTCAGTTATTTGATTACACATATAATTAATGTTTCCGAATTGAATTATCTGTTCCCGATCGATACCGGTGTGTTTCCGTTCGGATTAGTTCGTTTTTGATATCCCGACATTCCGAGTTCATAACTATTTCTAACTTTCCTATTTTCGATTCCGTTTTTGAGagaaatatgaaagtgaaaatggCTAGGAATATTTCCTAACCGTTTCCGTCTATTTTCATATTAGTCGCGACGGGGCGAGGCTTCGTCGGAGCACTGAGAGGAAGCCCACAGACGCCAAGATCCGAGAAGTCCACAAGTTCCGATCAGGAGATGGCTCACCAGCGAAGCTACTATGGGGGGACCACCCTACATTCGGGCCCAAAGACCGGCAAGGCTTGGGTCACTTTCCTCGCAGCTGGGCACGTATCTAGGCACATGCACGAGAATCCAAGGTGATGGACCTAGGGTTAGAGTGTCAGAGCGGGAGCTCATGCTGACAGGTGTCCAAGGTGCTGACTCTATGATGTGACGTGTAAAGTAGACACTTTGTCATAAACTAGTTGAATACATGTGTGTTGTAacgagataattttttttacaagagGATATAGTTGGTTGGATGATCTTGTTCGTCCACAAAGCATTAGACGCGCACTACATATGGCAAACCAATAAAATTAAAACCTTGTTATATCCCAACAAATATACCATGTACTCTTAATCTAGTTGTATCCTAACAACAAATATACCATGTACTCCTTAATCTAGGTGCCACATTAATTTGTCACATTTACAAGAAACCTGCACTACCACATGTATACGTTTTCATGCACGTCCATCCGAGTGTTTCTACGGGCACGTGAATGAGCTACATGAGGCATCAACATGGGCCATGCATGAACCTTGCTTCAATATGcaggaaaaaaaacaaattcgGACTCACTTTCAGACTTTCTTAGGTAAATGGTGACCACGGCTCAGCCCACGGGCCTTCTTCAGTGAAGCAGCGCATGTTAGACACATATCGAAAAATGGCGACCGCGGGCCAAAATTAGTTCAGCGCATGTAGCCCTCCCCGCAACAAACAAACTGGGCCAGCCCGACATAGCAAACGTGTGTGTATTTGTTTCTCTTACTGAATTGGGCTCCAAGAACATATATGTTGTTTGTTTTTGCCTTTTGTAATCCCTAGTTTTTTTCCCCGTATTCCATTCAAGATATAGTTAGCAAAAACAATTCcccaaaaactaaaaatatgatGAGACCGTTTATTATCAACCTTGGGGTAGCAAAACCTAAAAAGTAAAAGAAACCCATGTTCCATTTATTAGAAGCACACAAATGCAAAATTTCTGAAGCATGCGCTATAGAAAGCCCTGAAAATTTTAACCATCAGAGTCAGGAAAAGTTGGCAAGAATGGGGGTCAAATACGGAAAATGCTAAAGCAAGCAAGAGGCAACAATGCAGGTTTTTTCTCACCATGCGGAGTAatgataattaaaaataaaaaataaccagTTCACCAGACAGTAGCTAATCAGCAGCCCATTTCGAGACCTCTCCCCAGTAAAAGTAAAAGTTTAACTTTCAATGCTCCTAGAAATGCAGTGCATCAGGTGTTCAAGAAGGATTTCAGGCACAATGTGATATGCCCAACAAAGAACTATTGAACTAAAGTATGAAAGAAAGGAGACAACACACATGGTGGATTTGCATCTTTTCCATCAGAGCTAACATATATACTCAACCCAACCAATAAGATAAGAGACTGAACAGACAGATTCAAAAACCAA of Phragmites australis chromosome 3, lpPhrAust1.1, whole genome shotgun sequence contains these proteins:
- the LOC133911180 gene encoding dehydrin HIRD11-like, producing the protein MSGIIHKIEEKLHMGGDHKKEEHKKAEEHHKKEGEHKEGIVEKIKNKVTGKHGEKSSEHKDKDHKKKKDKKKKEKKHGEGHHHGGGSSSSDSD